CTGGTGCTACCTTGGgcaaggggggggaagggagaagatgGGCCAATTCCCCCACCCTCTTTCACTTTATCGCTTCACAGCTGTTCCGTCATTTTAATCTGCGgagattgtttttaaatttcgGAAATGAAATGATTTCCTGCGAGCCGGGATTGGGGTTTGGATCTGCGCTCATTTTTCGTGAGcggagaagaaagaagggagaaatgTATGTTAAAGCCAGGCTGGCCATCTGGAAGGGAGGTGCGTTTCTGATGCCATTAATTGCTCACTCCCCAAGGCCCGCGATACGGCTGCAGTCAAAGGAAATAGCAGGAGTGGGAGTGGGGGCAGGACgggagctgggagagctggaggGGCCGAGGGAATTACGCAACGAAATCGATGCCTGCTCCGTCCTCGGCCTCCTGATTTAGGTGACCGCTGAACGCGTGGGTCCCTGGGCCAGCCCTGGTACATCGGCGAGGCAGCGCTTGCGGGGACTGACGGCAGCTTTAACGTTAATTAACATCATTAATACCACTCGGAAAGAGAGGAACAAGCTTTGGGGCACGCCAAAAATCTACAAGATCTACAAGCAAACAACAGTTGCCACTGGTGTATGGTACATATGGCATTTATCGAGCGCTAAAGCCCGGCTTTTCCTCCGGCTGGCCCCAAAGGATGGGGAATAGCGTGGGGAAAGAGCTGTTTTCTGGGCGTTCGCTCCAGCGCAGCCCCTCGGTGGGCTAAATCGAGCGGGAGGAGCCGAGGGCACGGTGCCCGGGGGGGGTCACGGCAGCCCACGGGGCCGGTAGTGCGGGCTCCTTCCCCGGTGAAATTTTCCCCGGAGACGCGGGACttgtgtgtgggggggaagcaGCGGGACTCCCCCGGTGTGGGTCGGGGCCGTGGGGGCTCCGCCTTTCTGCCGGCCGGCGGGGGGCGGTGGGGCCCGGGCGGGGCCCGGGCGGGGCTCGGGCGGGGCCAGGGCGGGGCCCGGGCGGGGCCCTGGCGGGAGGCGGGGCCGCCGCGCGCACACCGGAGCTGTCCGCGCCCCGGTGCTGcagctcccgctcccgctcccgccgccgccgccgccgccgatcGGTTCCCCGGTGAGCCCGGCCCCGCCATGGGCGGCGGGGCGGTGCGGAGCCGCTGATCCCCGGCAGCCCGGACAAACCGGTTGGTCGACCCCGGGATACTCGGCTCCGCTACAGCCCGGGAAGTTGGTACTCCGGGAACTCACGTCCCCGGTATCCCGGCTCCCCGTGGGAACTCGGTAATCCGGCAGCCCGGGAACTCGGCTCCGTTGACCCCGGCTCCTCGGTAACCCGGTACTCCGGCTCCCCAGGAACTCGCAGCCGCAGCACCCCAGCTTCCCGGTAACTCCCGGCAGCCCAGCACCCAGTATACCTCGGCTCCTCGGCACTCCGGCTCGCTCCCAGCCCCGTTCCCCAGGCTCCCCCATAACTCAGCATCCCCATCTCCCCCACCCTTCGGTACCCCAGAACCCCATCTCCCCATTAACCCTGGTTCTCCCAGTTCTGCAGTAGCTCCgctccccagctccccagcacccGGGCTCCCCCGGCCCCCAGGGTCCCCGGCCCCCTGCGACTGCGACCATGGCGTTCATGGTGAAGAGCATGGTGGGGGGACAGCTGAAGAACCTGACGGGTGGCCTGGGTGGCGAGGAGAAGAGCGAGGGCGAGAAGTCTCCGGCCGAGGCGCAGGGCATGACACGCGAGGAGTACGAGGAATATCAGCGGCAGCTGGTGGAGGAGAAGTAAGTACGACCGGACCCGGGGACTGGGGTGGGCTGGACCCCCGGGGTCCCAGTGGGGAACAGGGTGCTCCCTCTGCAACCCCCCCCATCCCATGCATGGGAGGCTGGGGGGAGACAGCGCTGGGGGCAATGGGGCCACAAGGGAGTCTGATGAACCCCCTAATCCCTTAATCCGCTTCCTTGCCGGGGAGATGGGATTGTTTTCTCCTctcaggctgtgctgggggaaggAAATTGTGGGGAACCGGGACTTTGCAGAGGAGATGGGGGGTACCCGgctggggggggatggggaagagatgCTCAAACGCAGGGACCGGGGGCAGCAACTGCTGGTAACTGCCCTGCCTGGTTCACAGGATGGAGAGGGATGCCCAGTTTGCCCAGCGCAAGGCGGAGAGGGCCACATTCAGGTCCCACTTCCGAGACAAGTACAGGCTCCCCAAGGTACGGCTGTGCTGGGCACGGGATGGGGAGCGGGGGGCACACAGGGTGCCAAGCCCCAGCGCAGCCTCCATGGGGGGTTTGGTGGATGGGGCCACGGGGGGGACAGACAACACCCCTGAtctgcagggaggggaaggggcgcCAGACCCCCTTGGCTGGGTGGGTTTCTGAGCTACAAAGCCCAAGTGCAAATCAGTTCCCCTAAAACGCATCCTTCCACCCAAATCTCGGCCCCTTCCCATCACCTCTGGGCACCGCAAGCTACCAGCCCCAAACAGCGGGACCACTGACGCACCCCCTCTGCCTTGCTTGAtccccctcttcctctcttttgcCCCCTAAATCCAGCTGGATGAGGGAAAGCCACCTTCACCCTGGACTCTCAGCCCCGTAGCTGGGAGCGGAGCCAGAGTTATACCTTCCCGGCTAGATTAGCCGGCTCCTCTCCCCGGATTATTTGGCAAACATTTCCTACCTAAACTCCTATTTTGGAATTTCCGCCCGATGAATCATTCACTAGAAACAATTTAATCAAGGAATAATTCAGCCATTCTTGGAATCACCACAAgcttttcccccctccaaacCCATCCTTTATTCAGCAAGAGATGCTCAGTGGTGAATACTCTAAATTGGAGCCGGGCTAATATTAGTTCAGAAAGGTCAGCTAAGCCAAGTGATATTATTCAGATTGTTTGATACTGTTCAACCAGCCTGGATGCACACCCCACCGCTTCTCACACCCCTTTTATTGCCAGGAAATAAACAGCtggagaatttatttttcctctgccaaaagcaagaaaaagcagaaaaagaagagatggaggtttttttctccagggGAAATGGGGATTTGTTCGGATCTGGCCCCCCAAtccttttgctgctttctcatGCTTGAGACGTCCCTTCTAATCTTTCGACAAGTTTCTTCTGCTCATTACTGATCCCACTTGGCAGCCGGGCTGCCTTTTGCAAAGTCTCCCTGTGGCTCTCCGGCGCAGAGCTGACCCCGATCTCCGGTGGGCACAGTCGTTAAGCATACGTGTGGCTTAATTGGGTGCCTAAACCTCCCCAACCACTCCAATGCGAACTGAA
This DNA window, taken from Haliaeetus albicilla chromosome 12, bHalAlb1.1, whole genome shotgun sequence, encodes the following:
- the CPLX3 gene encoding complexin-3; the protein is MAFMVKSMVGGQLKNLTGGLGGEEKSEGEKSPAEAQGMTREEYEEYQRQLVEEKMERDAQFAQRKAERATFRSHFRDKYRLPKNETDDNQIQLVGGDVELPKELAKMIEQDNEEEEEKNSVIGQLSNIQNLDLDSLKDKASATLEDLKQSAEKCTVM